A region of Anguilla anguilla isolate fAngAng1 chromosome 18, fAngAng1.pri, whole genome shotgun sequence DNA encodes the following proteins:
- the LOC118218238 gene encoding interleukin-8 has product MRFYVHALSVLVAFTLSIFLNKDQLGESAFVPMRCLCPQTNPVIRRPLIDFLVIRKGPHCPTAEIIVKLANNKELCLSPKGQQGKRLRRCWNRSEKNGGDKKKCLQRRRRKAQQRKGLGQTPGMGDTS; this is encoded by the exons ATGAGGTTCTACGTCCACGCGCTGAGCGTCCTCGTCGCTTTCACACTCTCCATATTTCTCAACAAAG aCCAGTTGGGAGAGAGCGCATTCGTTCCAATGAGATGCTTGTGTCCACAGACCAACCCGGTTATCAGACGTCCCCTTATTGATTTCTTAGTGATCAGGAAAGGCCCACACTGCCCTACAGCTGAAATCAT AGTCAAGCTGGCGAACAATAAGGAATTATGTTTGAGTCCAAAGGGCCAGCAGGGCAAAAGGCTGCGCAGGTGCTGGAACAG GAGTGAGAAAAATGGAGGGGATAAGAAGAAATgcctgcagaggaggaggaggaaggcacAGCAGAGAAAGGGGTTGGGGCAGACCCCCGGAATGGGGGACACTTCCTGA